A genomic region of Leptospira mtsangambouensis contains the following coding sequences:
- the leuA2 gene encoding 2-isopropylmalate synthase LeuA2 has protein sequence MKPNQIKIQDVTLRDGNQALRKPWTLDEKIEVFDLLVELNVDGIEVGFPSSNETEFVASKTLAKRAPVGKPIAGLSRANESEIAKTWDAIQYANKPRMHIVYPVSDFSIRNVLKISEKEVIQKIQKSVSFARSLVGPEVEIQFSGEHFGDAIENFAFTKEAFFSAIEAGANIINLPNTVERYRPMVFVNMVKEMKEFIGNSAKVSVHTHNDLGMATATSVECVYVGAEQIEVALNGLGERAGNTNLYETCIALHQNGETLGINFQRIYPTARRIAEMTGIPIGEKTPIIGDDIFSHRSGIHQDGVAKTIKQSKGAYRTFSPEFVGRNDAETISFTNQSGHRAIQFLLENRGIIVPQSKVHELFETAKSISSKENNREITEAELVDLATGLVASL, from the coding sequence ATGAAACCAAATCAAATCAAAATCCAAGACGTTACCTTGCGGGACGGAAACCAAGCCTTAAGAAAACCGTGGACCTTAGATGAAAAAATCGAAGTCTTCGACTTACTTGTCGAATTGAATGTAGATGGAATTGAAGTAGGATTCCCCTCTTCTAATGAAACAGAATTTGTAGCAAGTAAAACCTTAGCCAAACGAGCGCCAGTTGGAAAACCGATTGCTGGATTATCGAGAGCAAACGAATCAGAAATCGCAAAAACCTGGGATGCCATACAATATGCAAACAAACCGAGAATGCATATTGTTTATCCTGTAAGCGATTTTTCCATTCGTAATGTTTTAAAAATTTCTGAAAAAGAAGTCATCCAAAAGATTCAAAAATCTGTTTCCTTTGCAAGGTCCCTAGTCGGGCCAGAAGTTGAGATCCAATTCTCGGGTGAACATTTTGGTGATGCGATTGAAAATTTTGCGTTCACGAAAGAAGCTTTTTTTTCTGCAATTGAAGCAGGTGCCAATATCATCAACTTGCCCAATACCGTGGAAAGATATCGACCAATGGTATTTGTAAATATGGTTAAAGAAATGAAGGAGTTTATCGGGAATAGTGCCAAAGTTTCAGTTCACACACACAATGATTTAGGGATGGCCACTGCCACGTCAGTTGAATGTGTTTATGTGGGTGCAGAACAAATTGAGGTGGCATTGAATGGACTCGGAGAACGAGCAGGTAATACAAATTTGTATGAAACTTGTATCGCCTTACATCAAAATGGTGAAACTTTAGGAATTAACTTCCAAAGAATTTATCCTACTGCCAGACGAATTGCTGAAATGACAGGCATCCCTATTGGAGAAAAAACACCCATTATAGGAGACGATATTTTTTCCCATCGATCGGGGATCCACCAAGACGGTGTAGCAAAGACCATCAAACAATCAAAAGGTGCTTATAGAACTTTTTCTCCTGAATTTGTAGGTAGAAATGATGCAGAAACCATCTCGTTTACCAACCAATCAGGTCATAGGGCCATCCAGTTTTTATTGGAAAACCGGGGGATTATTGTGCCCCAATCAAAAGTGCATGAGTTATTTGAAACAGCCAAATCTATTTCTTCAAAAGAAAACAACAGAGAAATCACCGAAGCAGAGTTAGTGGATTTGGCGACAGGTTTGGTGGCTTCCCTCTGA
- a CDS encoding sodium:solute symporter: MIWDLFVLVFYFIIVFYFGFHFAKNNQKEEDFYLAKKEIHWIFLLLSLVATETSSLTFLSIPSLSFKGDYRFLEIAFGYLIGRTIVALYLLPSYFSGNTISVYEYVGNRFGKSPQKTISLVFTVSRLLGDGIRLYVSSLPIAFLLERMGLNFSPELLGIFALTILSIVTIIYSVVGGFRAIVFTDVLQWFIYILGGIFALGLLVSKLDIKLGESVSQLQNLGKLNFLVLDYFPSGDNSYFIIFALIGGAFISIGSHGTDLMLVQRVIATKNLVSGQKILIGSAIVVILQFVLFLLIGSFLYLFYLGQNMAPDKVFSQFIINEVPSPFLGILVAAILASAMSTLSSTINSLSLTWARDWEMDRWFSPKALSLFFGITLFGSSLIPYFLIQTWEKGILEMGLTIFSYTLGPSIAVFFLARGKANLPVSGFVFSAFFLLSILSTVAIGLGFQISFTLLVPIGFGTLLVLVQISHFFRKKN; this comes from the coding sequence ATGATTTGGGATTTATTCGTTCTTGTTTTTTATTTTATCATCGTTTTTTATTTTGGATTTCATTTTGCAAAAAACAACCAAAAAGAAGAGGATTTTTATTTAGCTAAAAAAGAAATCCATTGGATTTTTCTTCTACTTTCTCTTGTTGCAACAGAAACTTCAAGTTTAACATTTTTAAGTATTCCTTCATTATCATTTAAAGGTGATTACCGGTTCCTAGAAATTGCCTTTGGTTATTTGATTGGAAGAACCATCGTTGCCTTATATCTTTTACCATCATATTTTTCAGGTAATACCATTTCTGTTTATGAGTATGTAGGAAATCGATTTGGCAAATCTCCGCAAAAAACCATATCCCTTGTGTTTACCGTTTCTCGACTTTTGGGAGACGGAATCAGATTGTATGTCAGTTCCTTACCAATCGCTTTTTTATTGGAAAGAATGGGTTTAAATTTTTCACCAGAACTTCTGGGGATTTTCGCCCTCACCATTCTTAGCATTGTTACCATCATTTACTCTGTAGTAGGCGGATTTCGTGCTATTGTGTTTACCGATGTTTTGCAATGGTTTATCTATATCCTCGGTGGAATTTTTGCTTTAGGGCTTCTTGTTTCCAAACTGGACATAAAGTTGGGAGAAAGTGTCAGCCAATTACAAAATTTAGGAAAGTTGAACTTTTTGGTTCTGGATTACTTCCCTTCAGGAGACAATAGTTATTTTATCATATTTGCATTGATAGGTGGTGCTTTTATATCAATTGGATCTCATGGAACAGACCTAATGCTTGTTCAACGAGTGATTGCCACAAAAAATTTGGTCTCAGGGCAAAAGATTTTAATTGGAAGTGCAATCGTTGTCATCTTACAATTTGTTCTTTTTCTTTTGATCGGATCTTTTTTATATTTATTTTATCTTGGCCAGAACATGGCTCCAGATAAAGTATTTAGCCAATTCATTATCAATGAAGTTCCTTCTCCTTTCCTTGGAATCCTTGTTGCTGCCATCCTTGCCAGTGCCATGTCCACATTAAGTTCCACGATCAACTCCCTTTCTTTGACTTGGGCTAGGGATTGGGAAATGGACCGGTGGTTTAGTCCAAAAGCCCTTTCGCTTTTTTTTGGAATCACCCTTTTTGGTTCCAGCCTCATTCCTTACTTTCTCATCCAGACTTGGGAGAAAGGTATATTAGAAATGGGACTTACCATCTTTTCCTACACACTGGGGCCTTCCATTGCGGTATTCTTTTTAGCACGTGGGAAAGCAAATTTACCCGTTTCTGGATTTGTATTTTCGGCTTTTTTTCTCCTAAGCATTCTTTCCACAGTAGCCATTGGCCTTGGATTTCAAATTTCGTTTACCCTTCTTGTCCCCATTGGATTTGGAACTTTGTTAGTTCTTGTTCAAATTTCTCATTTCTTTCGTAAAAAAAATTGA